A window of the Miscanthus floridulus cultivar M001 chromosome 14, ASM1932011v1, whole genome shotgun sequence genome harbors these coding sequences:
- the LOC136504968 gene encoding uncharacterized protein, with amino-acid sequence MQPPSKKFARVDTLELKARIVKRLGPQRAELYFRGLKKFLSCQLGRDEFERICVAALGKENIKLHNFLIQSILGNACMSDGPPPSMQAATGNSQTSTVSNGTFTNGLLPVRRVRPLTKRFGDKPSPIGKSPLGHPETGGEFVSAGSKALQEVLSVEDGEEVDQARGSPVCVQSRSPIRPPLGVLKVQNSEPSTSCALDVCYNNGELPDSQLLSKLLDYKLKAQGLSVPEECADVLNSGLNAYMSQMLKACLGVAKARGINRMMRQPNGCTAASVNSGQNNGFSLESSCCYQASLLDLSTAVLSNARLVGCVEIHEKIYSHLHNR; translated from the coding sequence ATGCAGCCGCCGTCGAAGAAGTTCGCTCGCGTCGACACGCTCGAGCTCAAGGCGCGGATCGTCAAGCGGCTGGGCCCCCAGCGCGCCGAGCTCTACTTCCGCGGCCTCAAGAAGTTCCTGAGCTGTCAGCTCGGCAGGGATGAGTTTGAAAGGATCTGTGTTGCTGCATTGGGGAAGGAGAACATCAAGCTCCACAATTTCCTCATCCAGTCCATCCTCGGCAACGCGTGTATGTCGGATGGGCCGCCACCGAGCATGCAGGCGGCCACCGGAAACTCGCAGACGAGCACGGTGTCCAATGGGACTTTCACCAATGGCTTACTGCCAGTGAGGAGAGTGAGGCCCCTGACTAAGAGGTTTGGTGATAAGCCGAGCCCGATTGGGAAGTCTCCTCTTGGTCATCCGGAGACTGGGGGGGAGTTTGTGTCAGCTGGTAGCAAGGCTTTGCAGGAGGTTCTCTCTGTGGAGGATGGCGAGGAGGTCGACCAGGCCCGTGGTAGCCCAGTCTGTGTGCAGAGCCGAAGCCCGATCAGGCCCCCACTGGGAGTTCTAAAGGTTCAGAATTCTGAGCCTTCGACATCTTGCGCTTTAGATGTGTGCTACAATAATGGTGAACTGCCAGATTCTCAGTTGCTGTCCAAGCTACTTGATTATAAGTTGAAGGCTCAAGGTCTCAGTGTACCCGAAGAGTGTGCTGATGTGTTGAACTCTGGGTTGAATGCGTACATGAGTCAGATGCTGAAGGCCTGTCTAGGTGTTGCGAAAGCAAGGGGAATCAACAGGATGATGCGCCAACCAAATGGCTGCACTGCTGCTTCAGTAAATAGTGGTCAGAACAATGGCTTTTCTTTGGAATCAAGCTGTTGTTACCAAGCTTCGTTGCTTGATCTTTCGACAGCAGTGCTATCAAATGCTCGGTTAGTGGGGTGCGTGGAGATTCATGAGAAGATTTATTCCCATCTCCACAACAGATAA